A genomic window from Blastococcus saxobsidens DD2 includes:
- the rraA gene encoding ribonuclease E activity regulator RraA produces MSIPATTDLCDADAEAQVCEPVFRAFGGRPAFAGPITTLKVFEDNTLVREAVGRPGAGRVLVVDGGGSRRCSLFGGNLAVAAATNGWAGVVVHGCVRDVAELAAHPIGVRALASFPRSSEPGLHSGQAGLPVRFAGVLFREGAWLCADEDGIVVLPGDPSAG; encoded by the coding sequence GTGTCGATCCCCGCCACCACCGACCTCTGCGACGCCGACGCCGAGGCCCAGGTCTGCGAACCGGTCTTCCGAGCATTCGGCGGCCGGCCGGCGTTCGCCGGCCCGATCACCACGCTGAAGGTCTTCGAGGACAACACGCTCGTGCGCGAGGCGGTCGGCCGGCCGGGCGCGGGCCGGGTGCTCGTCGTGGACGGCGGGGGATCGCGCCGGTGCTCCCTGTTCGGCGGGAACCTCGCGGTCGCCGCCGCGACGAACGGCTGGGCAGGAGTGGTGGTGCACGGCTGCGTCCGCGATGTCGCCGAGCTGGCGGCTCACCCCATCGGCGTGCGGGCGCTCGCCTCGTTCCCGCGCAGCAGCGAGCCGGGCCTGCACTCGGGTCAGGCCGGGCTGCCGGTGCGCTTCGCCGGGGTGCTCTTCCGCGAGGGAGCATGGCTGTGCGCGGACGAGGACGGCATCGTGGTGCTGCCCGGTGACCCGTCGGCCGGTTGA